A single region of the Ancylobacter novellus DSM 506 genome encodes:
- a CDS encoding metal ABC transporter permease, translated as MNALSLDILGPALVAGLLILATHVPLGAIVLSRGIIFIDIALAQVAALGVVFGNMVLGATSGWSVQLSAVGAAVGCSLLLTWTDKRFPAIQEALIGVLYIVAAALQIVLLSYSPNGSEYLKELLVGQILWVSRTQLIVLGVLSGVALALWYLRDLAKERILFYGVFAVMITASVQIVGVLLVFASLIVPALATMYAPRRWRLMIAFNIGTAGYLIGLIGSAVLDISTGAAIVCALVTVALGTAIVLSARETDEAPALPEPHHHHGSHHHGPAGAPAAGE; from the coding sequence GTGAACGCACTTAGTCTCGATATCCTCGGCCCCGCTTTGGTGGCGGGGCTGCTCATCCTCGCCACGCATGTGCCGCTCGGTGCGATCGTGCTCAGCCGAGGCATCATCTTCATCGACATCGCGCTGGCGCAGGTGGCTGCGCTCGGCGTCGTGTTCGGCAACATGGTGCTCGGCGCGACCAGCGGCTGGTCCGTTCAGCTCAGCGCGGTCGGCGCCGCCGTGGGCTGCTCGCTGCTGCTCACCTGGACGGACAAGCGCTTCCCGGCGATCCAGGAGGCGCTGATCGGCGTGCTCTACATCGTCGCCGCGGCGCTGCAGATCGTGCTGCTGTCCTACAGCCCGAACGGCTCGGAATATCTCAAGGAGCTGCTGGTCGGGCAGATACTCTGGGTGTCGCGCACGCAGCTCATCGTGCTCGGCGTGCTTTCCGGCGTGGCGCTGGCGCTGTGGTATCTGCGCGACCTCGCCAAGGAGCGCATCCTGTTCTACGGCGTCTTCGCCGTGATGATCACCGCCTCGGTACAGATCGTCGGCGTGCTGCTCGTCTTCGCCTCGCTTATCGTGCCGGCGCTGGCGACCATGTACGCGCCGCGGCGCTGGCGGCTGATGATCGCCTTCAACATCGGGACGGCGGGCTATCTGATCGGGCTCATCGGCTCGGCGGTGCTCGACATTTCCACCGGCGCGGCCATCGTCTGCGCCCTCGTCACCGTGGCGCTCGGCACGGCCATCGTGCTGTCGGCGCGGGAGACGGACGAGGCGCCGGCGCTGCCTGAGCCTCACCATCACCACGGGTCCCATCATCACGGGCCCGCTGGCGCGCCGGCAGCCGGCGAATAG
- a CDS encoding acetate/propionate family kinase, with protein MSEALFVVNAGSSSIKFKLYRVAGTDAAPMVSGALDGIGTRPRLQAKDETGAVVIDRSFTAEEIAKPADAQHAISDFVAPLLTEHDLIGVGHRVVHGGPHYDHPVLVDDEVLKTLEGFIPLAPLHQLTNLDPIRVIRERRPDLPQVACFDTAFHRGHPEVCDRFALPRELYDDGVRRYGFHGLSYEYVSGALRELAPELAHGRLVICHLGSGASACGLIDGRSQDATMGFTALDGLPMGTRCGALDPGVVLHLIEQKGMSAAEVGHMLYHDSGLRGLSGLSNDMRELLASDDPAAAMAVDYFCLHVAQAVARLAVTLGGLDALVFTAGIGERSPEVRARVCARLGLLGISLDEVANAANETWIDADGPGPSVLVIPTDEERMIALATLRLLRATA; from the coding sequence GTGAGTGAAGCTCTATTCGTCGTCAATGCCGGCAGCTCCAGCATCAAGTTCAAGCTCTACCGGGTCGCCGGCACCGATGCCGCGCCGATGGTGAGCGGGGCGCTGGACGGCATCGGGACGCGCCCCCGCCTGCAGGCGAAGGACGAGACCGGCGCCGTGGTGATCGACCGCAGCTTCACGGCGGAAGAGATCGCCAAGCCGGCCGATGCCCAGCACGCCATCAGCGATTTCGTCGCGCCGCTGCTCACCGAGCACGACCTGATCGGCGTCGGCCACCGCGTGGTGCATGGCGGGCCGCATTACGACCACCCGGTGCTGGTCGACGACGAGGTGCTGAAGACGCTGGAGGGCTTCATCCCGCTCGCGCCGCTGCACCAGCTCACCAATCTCGACCCGATTCGCGTCATCCGCGAGCGCCGGCCGGACCTGCCGCAGGTCGCCTGCTTCGACACCGCCTTCCACCGCGGCCATCCGGAAGTGTGCGACCGCTTCGCCCTGCCGCGCGAGCTCTATGACGACGGCGTGCGCCGCTATGGCTTTCACGGGCTGTCCTACGAATATGTCTCCGGCGCGCTGCGCGAGCTGGCGCCGGAACTGGCGCATGGGCGGCTGGTGATCTGCCACCTCGGCTCGGGCGCCTCGGCCTGCGGCCTCATCGACGGCAGGAGCCAGGACGCCACCATGGGCTTCACCGCGCTCGACGGTCTGCCCATGGGCACGCGCTGCGGTGCGCTCGATCCCGGCGTGGTTCTGCACCTGATCGAGCAGAAGGGCATGAGCGCGGCCGAGGTCGGGCACATGCTCTATCACGACAGCGGCCTGCGCGGCCTGTCGGGCCTCAGCAACGACATGCGGGAATTGCTGGCGAGCGATGACCCCGCCGCCGCCATGGCGGTCGACTATTTCTGCCTGCACGTCGCCCAGGCGGTGGCGCGGCTGGCGGTGACGCTGGGCGGGCTCGACGCGCTCGTCTTCACCGCCGGCATCGGCGAGCGCTCGCCGGAGGTGCGCGCCCGCGTCTGCGCCCGGCTCGGCCTGCTCGGCATTTCGCTCGATGAGGTCGCCAACGCCGCCAACGAGACGTGGATCGACGCCGACGGCCCGGGGCCAAGCGTGCTGGTCATCCCGACCGACGAGGAACGGATGATCGCCCTCGCCACGCTGCGACTGCTGCGGGCGACTGCCTGA
- a CDS encoding HAD-IA family hydrolase, translated as MKLVLFDCDGTLVDSQHVIVAAMTRAFARADLVLPPREAVLGIVGLSLVEAMRRLGEDDPRFPAERLAELYREAFRELRAEQDFFEPLFPGVRGVIDKLAARDDVVLGIATGKSQRGVAMVLGHHGLDGFFSTIQTADDAPSKPHPAMVLQAMAATGAEPEDTVLIGDTSFDMVMARAAGARAIGVTWGYHTTELLRQSGAERLVSDADELMRAIDEVWEAVP; from the coding sequence GTGAAGCTTGTCCTCTTCGATTGCGATGGAACGCTGGTGGACAGCCAGCATGTCATCGTCGCCGCCATGACCCGCGCCTTTGCCCGCGCCGACCTCGTCCTGCCGCCGCGCGAGGCGGTGCTCGGCATTGTCGGCCTGTCGCTGGTGGAGGCGATGCGCCGGCTCGGCGAGGACGATCCGCGCTTTCCCGCCGAGCGGCTGGCCGAGCTCTACCGCGAGGCGTTCCGCGAGCTGCGCGCCGAGCAGGACTTCTTCGAGCCGCTTTTTCCCGGCGTGCGCGGGGTGATCGACAAGCTCGCCGCCCGCGACGACGTGGTGCTTGGCATTGCCACCGGCAAGTCGCAGCGCGGCGTCGCCATGGTGCTCGGCCATCATGGCCTCGATGGGTTCTTCTCCACCATCCAGACCGCCGACGACGCGCCCTCCAAGCCGCACCCGGCCATGGTGCTGCAGGCGATGGCGGCGACCGGGGCCGAGCCGGAGGACACGGTGCTGATCGGCGACACCAGTTTCGACATGGTCATGGCCCGCGCCGCCGGCGCCCGCGCCATCGGCGTCACCTGGGGCTATCACACGACCGAATTGCTGCGGCAGTCCGGCGCCGAGCGGCTGGTCTCCGACGCCGACGAATTGATGCGCGCCATCGACGAGGTGTGGGAGGCGGTGCCGTGA
- a CDS encoding DUF1801 domain-containing protein: MDKSEPQRDKPASQLIDERIAELGGWRGAALAKMRALIREADPEVAEEWKWRVPVWSHAGILCTGEAYKSAVKLTFAKGAALDDPTGLFNSSLEGNVRRAIDISEGEAIDEEAFKALIRAAVALNSAKPAARR; the protein is encoded by the coding sequence TTGGACAAGAGCGAGCCGCAGCGAGACAAGCCGGCCTCCCAGCTGATCGACGAACGGATCGCCGAACTCGGCGGCTGGCGCGGCGCGGCGCTCGCCAAGATGCGCGCGCTGATCCGGGAAGCCGATCCCGAGGTGGCCGAAGAATGGAAATGGCGCGTGCCGGTGTGGTCGCATGCCGGCATCCTCTGCACCGGCGAGGCCTATAAGAGCGCGGTGAAGCTGACCTTCGCCAAGGGCGCCGCGCTGGACGACCCCACCGGCCTGTTCAATTCCAGCCTCGAAGGCAATGTGCGCCGCGCCATCGACATAAGCGAGGGCGAGGCGATCGACGAGGAGGCGTTCAAGGCGCTCATCCGCGCCGCCGTGGCGCTGAATAGCGCGAAGCCCGCCGCCCGCCGCTGA
- a CDS encoding DUF1801 domain-containing protein has protein sequence MKETPSARKTSKKPAEKDAPAAPKLLSGGNPQIAKGDGDAPVQAYIAAMPGWKSEVGRRLDALIERTVPGVRKAVKWNSPLYGMEGQGWFLGIHCFNRYIKLAFFRGAALDPVPPVTSKDANTRYFHINEGEALDEELVARWVRQASGIPGWVP, from the coding sequence ATGAAGGAAACCCCCTCCGCCAGGAAGACGTCGAAGAAGCCCGCCGAGAAGGACGCGCCCGCCGCGCCGAAGCTGCTTTCGGGCGGCAACCCGCAGATCGCCAAGGGCGACGGCGACGCGCCGGTGCAGGCCTATATCGCCGCCATGCCGGGCTGGAAGAGCGAGGTCGGCCGGCGCCTCGACGCGCTGATCGAGCGCACCGTACCCGGCGTGCGCAAGGCGGTGAAATGGAATTCGCCGCTCTACGGCATGGAAGGGCAGGGCTGGTTCCTCGGCATCCACTGCTTCAACCGCTACATCAAGCTGGCGTTCTTCCGCGGCGCGGCGCTGGACCCGGTGCCGCCGGTCACGTCGAAGGACGCGAACACGCGCTACTTCCACATCAATGAGGGTGAGGCGCTCGACGAGGAACTCGTCGCGCGCTGGGTCAGGCAGGCCTCCGGTATTCCCGGCTGGGTCCCGTAG
- a CDS encoding ATP12 family chaperone protein, giving the protein MSDQDRGKDIPLAPGLPPGMGERKLPKRFYKAATVAPVGEGLFRIELDGRPVRTPGRNLIAVPGEALAQALAAEWQAQGELIDPMSMPMTRLANSALDGVASAMEEVAGEIARYAGSDLLCYRADSPEKLVALQGALWDPLLDWAREEFGAVFVLSEGVRFVDQPERTLEAIAGALPDEPLRLAALNLMTTLSGSAVIALAVARGRITAQEAWRAAHADEEIQEELWGTDAEALARRAARFRDFEAAARLVALLER; this is encoded by the coding sequence GTGAGCGATCAGGACCGCGGCAAGGACATCCCGCTGGCGCCCGGCCTGCCTCCCGGCATGGGCGAGCGCAAGCTGCCCAAGCGCTTCTACAAGGCCGCCACCGTCGCGCCGGTCGGGGAGGGGCTGTTCCGCATCGAGCTGGACGGGCGGCCGGTGCGCACACCCGGACGAAACCTCATCGCCGTGCCGGGCGAGGCGCTGGCGCAGGCGCTGGCGGCGGAATGGCAGGCGCAGGGTGAACTCATCGACCCGATGAGTATGCCGATGACGCGGCTCGCCAATTCCGCCCTCGACGGCGTCGCGAGCGCGATGGAGGAGGTCGCCGGCGAGATCGCCCGCTATGCCGGCAGCGACCTGCTCTGCTACCGCGCCGACAGCCCGGAGAAGCTGGTGGCGCTGCAGGGCGCGCTGTGGGACCCGCTGCTCGACTGGGCGCGCGAGGAGTTCGGCGCCGTCTTCGTGCTGAGCGAGGGCGTGCGCTTCGTCGACCAGCCCGAGCGCACGCTGGAGGCGATCGCCGGCGCGCTGCCCGACGAGCCGCTGCGCCTCGCGGCGCTCAACCTGATGACCACGCTGAGCGGCTCGGCGGTGATCGCGCTCGCCGTGGCGCGCGGGCGGATCACGGCGCAGGAAGCCTGGCGCGCCGCCCATGCCGACGAGGAAATCCAGGAAGAGCTGTGGGGCACCGACGCCGAGGCGCTGGCGCGCCGGGCGGCCCGCTTCCGCGATTTCGAGGCGGCGGCGCGGCTGGTGGCCCTGCTGGAGCGATAG
- a CDS encoding metal ABC transporter substrate-binding protein produces MKRAFTAALAGVALLLSAAATSAMAAPLKVFACVPEWASLVKTIGGDRIGTITLATSAHENPDNLKPTPGLIAALAEADLLLCTGIGLEEEWLPTLMERANNPKVAKGKPGHFMAGEYAKVIEEHNPGEKEVGGEAEEEEVHPHVQGDPNNVRLIAGQLAKWLIQLDPEGKDVYAERTKAFNSQLTAVTKELLAKAAPLKGINIAVQHDHSTYLFNWLGIRTAAIVEPEPNVAPGPDRLAKIIADVPKQKMRFIIYAAYEDPAPSRYVAQNAKIPLVKIPFTVGGTPEATDLITFYKDSVQRLLDGLAGRERT; encoded by the coding sequence ATGAAGAGGGCATTCACTGCGGCTCTGGCCGGGGTGGCGCTGCTGCTATCTGCTGCCGCGACGTCCGCCATGGCAGCGCCGCTGAAGGTGTTCGCCTGCGTGCCCGAATGGGCGTCGCTGGTGAAGACGATCGGCGGCGACCGAATCGGCACGATCACGCTCGCCACCAGCGCGCACGAGAACCCCGACAATCTGAAGCCCACGCCCGGCCTCATCGCCGCGCTGGCCGAGGCGGACCTGCTGCTGTGCACCGGCATCGGGCTGGAGGAGGAGTGGCTGCCCACACTGATGGAGCGCGCCAACAACCCCAAGGTCGCCAAGGGCAAGCCCGGCCACTTCATGGCCGGCGAGTACGCCAAGGTGATCGAGGAGCATAATCCAGGCGAGAAGGAAGTGGGCGGGGAGGCCGAGGAGGAAGAGGTCCATCCTCATGTCCAGGGCGATCCGAACAATGTGCGCCTGATCGCCGGCCAGCTCGCCAAGTGGCTGATCCAGCTCGATCCGGAAGGCAAGGACGTCTACGCGGAGCGGACCAAGGCGTTCAACAGCCAGCTCACCGCCGTCACCAAGGAACTGCTGGCCAAGGCGGCGCCGCTGAAGGGCATCAATATCGCCGTCCAGCACGACCACTCGACCTATCTGTTCAACTGGCTGGGTATCCGCACCGCGGCGATCGTCGAGCCCGAGCCCAACGTCGCGCCGGGTCCGGACCGTCTGGCGAAGATCATCGCCGACGTGCCGAAGCAGAAGATGCGCTTCATCATCTATGCCGCCTACGAGGATCCGGCGCCGTCGCGCTACGTGGCGCAGAACGCCAAGATCCCGCTGGTGAAGATCCCGTTCACCGTGGGCGGCACGCCGGAAGCGACCGACCTCATCACCTTCTACAAGGACTCGGTCCAGCGCCTGCTGGACGGACTGGCTGGCCGTGAACGCACTTAG
- a CDS encoding metal ABC transporter substrate-binding protein: MKASRTFTAALAGAALLLSAAATTAKAAPLEVFACVPEWASLAKAIGGDRLANVTLATSALDNPESMKPTPGLIASLSKADLIVCTGAGLEEGWLPAMLERAGNAKVVKGKPGYFMASEYVKLLEDEEDEHGHGGPGEKAAEGGGHQHEGGNPHIQGDPNNVRLVAGQLAKRLIQLDPEGKDGYTERTKAFIGELTALTKELKAKAAPLKGANVVVQHGNAIYLLNWLGVRTAATLEPEPGVAPGPAHLAEIIELVPKQKVRFITYSAYEDPAPSRYIGEKAKISLVKLPFTVGGTPEANDLFGLYRDSVARLLDGYAGKARD; the protein is encoded by the coding sequence ATGAAGGCATCGCGGACATTCACGGCGGCTCTGGCGGGTGCGGCGCTGCTGCTTTCCGCCGCCGCGACCACGGCCAAGGCCGCGCCGCTGGAGGTTTTCGCCTGCGTGCCCGAATGGGCGTCGCTGGCGAAGGCGATCGGCGGCGACCGGCTCGCCAACGTCACGCTCGCCACTTCGGCGCTCGACAATCCGGAGAGCATGAAGCCGACGCCCGGCCTCATCGCCTCGCTGAGCAAAGCGGACCTCATCGTCTGCACCGGCGCGGGACTCGAGGAGGGCTGGCTGCCGGCAATGCTGGAGCGCGCCGGCAACGCCAAGGTGGTCAAGGGCAAGCCCGGCTACTTCATGGCCAGCGAATATGTGAAGCTGCTCGAAGACGAAGAGGACGAGCACGGCCACGGGGGCCCCGGGGAGAAGGCGGCTGAGGGCGGCGGCCACCAGCACGAGGGTGGCAACCCGCACATCCAGGGTGACCCGAACAATGTGCGCCTCGTCGCCGGCCAGCTCGCCAAGCGGCTGATCCAGCTCGATCCGGAAGGCAAGGATGGCTACACCGAGCGCACCAAGGCGTTCATCGGCGAGCTCACCGCCCTGACCAAGGAGCTCAAGGCCAAGGCGGCGCCGCTGAAGGGCGCCAACGTCGTCGTGCAGCACGGCAACGCGATCTACCTGCTCAACTGGCTCGGCGTGCGCACCGCCGCCACCCTCGAGCCCGAGCCGGGCGTGGCGCCGGGCCCGGCGCATCTGGCCGAGATCATCGAGCTGGTGCCCAAGCAGAAGGTCCGCTTCATCACCTATTCCGCCTATGAGGACCCGGCGCCCTCGCGCTACATCGGCGAGAAAGCCAAGATCTCCCTGGTGAAGCTGCCCTTCACTGTCGGCGGCACGCCGGAGGCGAACGACCTGTTCGGCCTCTACCGCGATTCCGTCGCGCGGCTGCTCGACGGCTACGCCGGCAAGGCCCGCGACTGA